One Bacillus sp. 1780r2a1 DNA segment encodes these proteins:
- a CDS encoding glycosyltransferase family 4 protein produces the protein MTKKKIVFVINYFYPDYASTGQLLTELCLNLQSDFDITVIAAQPGYAGEKSTTTKLFEEDKLENIKIIRIRLPKVDKTSKVSRMRYIFSYFMLAKIALLKEKNIDAIYTISQPPVLGGLIGTIGKFFKRAKHIYNIQDFNPEQAAAVSYTNKQFIFNWAKKIDKLNCSYSDCVIVVGNDMSQTLKKRFNNQNVPNHVVINNWTNEDEIVPLSKKEKNIQRFLKENNLENKFIIMYSGNIGLYYDLENIIKVTEHFKEYKDIAFVFIGEGAVKQDMQSFVNSNDIHNVHFLPYQPKEFIKYSLNAADVHLVVNQKGIKGVSVPSKIYGVMAAGKPVLGVLEQESEAQMLIESSRCGVVVEPQDYSEIINSIEELYSLEKEKLVTLGLNGRDYLDQHLKRDISINKYRETLKQVLES, from the coding sequence ATGACCAAGAAAAAAATTGTTTTTGTTATCAATTATTTTTATCCGGATTATGCTTCTACAGGACAATTATTAACTGAATTATGTTTAAATCTTCAAAGTGATTTTGATATTACAGTAATAGCAGCACAACCTGGATATGCAGGTGAAAAGTCAACTACAACTAAATTATTTGAAGAAGACAAATTAGAGAATATAAAAATTATTCGTATTCGCTTACCTAAAGTTGATAAAACTTCTAAAGTGAGTCGAATGAGATATATATTCTCTTATTTTATGTTAGCGAAAATAGCTTTATTGAAAGAAAAAAATATAGATGCTATTTATACAATATCACAGCCTCCTGTTTTAGGTGGTTTAATTGGAACAATCGGTAAATTTTTTAAAAGAGCGAAACACATTTACAATATTCAAGATTTTAACCCTGAACAAGCAGCTGCTGTTAGCTATACTAATAAGCAGTTTATTTTTAATTGGGCAAAAAAAATAGATAAGTTAAACTGTAGTTATTCTGATTGCGTTATTGTAGTGGGAAATGACATGAGCCAAACACTCAAAAAGCGATTTAACAATCAAAATGTACCAAATCATGTAGTAATTAATAATTGGACTAATGAAGATGAAATTGTTCCTTTGTCCAAAAAAGAAAAAAATATACAAAGATTCCTTAAAGAGAATAATTTGGAGAATAAATTCATTATTATGTATTCTGGTAACATCGGTTTGTACTACGATCTTGAAAATATTATTAAAGTAACTGAGCATTTTAAGGAGTACAAAGATATTGCTTTTGTTTTTATTGGTGAAGGAGCGGTAAAACAAGATATGCAGTCATTTGTTAATTCAAATGATATTCACAATGTACACTTTCTTCCTTATCAGCCAAAAGAATTTATTAAATACTCGCTAAATGCAGCAGATGTTCATTTAGTTGTTAATCAAAAAGGAATAAAAGGTGTATCAGTTCCAAGTAAGATTTATGGGGTAATGGCAGCTGGCAAGCCAGTATTGGGTGTATTAGAGCAAGAAAGCGAAGCGCAAATGTTAATTGAAAGCAGTCGTTGTGGTGTAGTAGTAGAACCGCAGGACTATAGTGAAATTATTAATAGCATTGAAGAATTATATAGTCTTGAGAAAGAAAAGTTAGTCACTTTAGGGTTAAATGGAAGAGATTATTTAGATCAGCATCTTAAGCGTGATATTTCTATTAATAAATACCGTGAAACTTTAAAGCAAGTACTAGAATCATAA
- a CDS encoding oligosaccharide repeat unit polymerase, which produces MNKFIIYTNVLCVLLFTISIKYLLPSGLTSILLYAVFCLLNLYIISYLIVKKITNNLIVIFLFLLWLVHNSFSFYRISYIQRFSSSEVNFVYLLMIIATILIFIGFKFSQMFKVKKGFFFEKVSINTLTFYILLAITMIIAIYKYSVAGGIMNYITSSYQSKIPGDMKFVIFILDGIFSANFFFIALIYAFNSTHKRAKSLAWLYIVFNLFDIIISGKSSGVLYRIISIVIFALITIQNPKKLKKVTSIFKPLVILGLMIGILIRFNRSSEDFSLNILRDALDTIILSPTFDSLENFARIIDVFSPTYTLGQFIYPFVNFIPRSIFPDKPVELGRVIAVEFYGFSVDQVGGFAPSILGEFYYDFGYLGIFTGLLTVGFFLGFLQKKFNKTTLTLLVVAIMIQVSVNTAIIPNWYTGWGIRFSYIVIFWGIAFSINSFINNYIVPKNFKNKGWKKC; this is translated from the coding sequence ATGAATAAATTTATTATATATACAAATGTACTCTGTGTTTTACTATTTACAATAAGTATAAAATACTTATTACCGTCGGGATTAACATCAATTTTATTGTATGCAGTATTCTGTCTTTTAAATCTTTATATAATTTCGTATTTAATAGTAAAAAAAATAACTAATAATCTCATTGTTATATTTTTATTTCTATTGTGGCTAGTTCATAATAGCTTTTCTTTTTATAGGATATCTTATATTCAAAGATTTTCTAGTAGCGAAGTGAATTTCGTATATCTTTTAATGATTATAGCTACAATATTGATTTTTATAGGATTCAAGTTCAGTCAAATGTTTAAAGTAAAAAAAGGTTTCTTTTTTGAAAAGGTAAGTATCAATACTTTAACATTTTATATTTTATTAGCGATTACTATGATTATAGCCATTTATAAGTATAGTGTTGCTGGTGGAATAATGAATTATATTACTAGTTCTTATCAATCAAAAATCCCAGGAGATATGAAGTTTGTAATCTTTATACTTGATGGAATATTCTCAGCAAATTTCTTTTTTATAGCACTCATATATGCATTTAATTCAACTCATAAAAGAGCTAAAAGTTTAGCGTGGTTGTATATTGTATTTAATTTGTTTGACATTATAATTTCAGGTAAATCTTCTGGTGTTTTATACAGAATTATATCAATTGTTATTTTTGCATTAATAACTATTCAGAACCCGAAAAAGTTAAAAAAAGTCACAAGTATATTTAAACCTCTTGTAATACTGGGCTTAATGATAGGAATCTTAATTAGGTTTAATAGGAGTAGTGAAGACTTTTCTCTTAACATTTTAAGAGATGCGTTAGATACAATTATTTTAAGTCCAACTTTTGATAGTTTGGAAAATTTCGCAAGGATTATAGATGTATTTTCTCCAACATATACACTGGGACAATTTATATATCCATTTGTGAATTTCATACCAAGATCTATTTTTCCTGACAAACCAGTGGAACTGGGAAGAGTTATTGCTGTTGAGTTTTATGGGTTTTCTGTTGATCAAGTTGGTGGTTTTGCCCCAAGTATCTTAGGAGAATTTTATTATGATTTTGGTTATTTAGGGATTTTCACGGGATTACTAACTGTTGGATTCTTCCTAGGTTTTCTCCAAAAGAAATTCAATAAAACCACATTAACTTTATTGGTTGTTGCAATAATGATTCAAGTTTCTGTTAATACAGCAATCATACCCAATTGGTATACAGGCTGGGGAATTCGCTTCTCTTACATAGTAATCTTCTGGGGAATTGCGTTCAGTATTAATAGCTTTATTAATAACTATATAGTACCAAAAAACTTTAAGAATAAGGGTTGGAAAAAATGTTAG
- a CDS encoding GDP-L-fucose synthase, giving the protein MRKDSKIYVAGHRGLVGSAILTKLQEKGYTNLVYRTSGELDLRDKFAVDAFFAEEKPEFVFLAAAKVGGIVANNEYPADFIRDNLLIQTNVIDASHRNNVEKLLFLGSTCIYPKLAPQPLKEEYLLTGELEPTNEPYAIAKIAGIKMCESYNRQYGTKYISAMPTNLYGPNDNFDLQTSHVLPALLRKFHEAKESNAPFVEMWGTGTPKREFLYSDDLANACVFLMDTYEGNEIVNIGVGDDIAIKELGEKVKAVVGYEGEIQFDTTKPDGTPRKLVDVTKINSLGWKATTSLEEGLEKAYQWFLENELTKIN; this is encoded by the coding sequence ATGAGAAAAGATTCAAAAATTTATGTTGCTGGTCATAGAGGGTTAGTAGGCTCAGCAATCCTCACAAAACTACAGGAAAAAGGTTATACAAACCTTGTTTATCGTACAAGCGGTGAGCTAGATCTGCGTGATAAGTTCGCAGTGGATGCGTTCTTTGCAGAAGAAAAGCCAGAGTTTGTCTTTCTAGCAGCAGCAAAAGTAGGCGGAATTGTAGCCAATAATGAGTACCCAGCAGACTTCATTCGCGACAACCTGTTAATTCAAACAAATGTGATTGATGCGTCGCATCGCAATAATGTTGAGAAACTACTATTTTTAGGCAGCACATGTATTTATCCAAAACTTGCGCCACAGCCATTAAAAGAAGAGTACCTATTAACTGGTGAACTTGAGCCAACAAACGAACCGTACGCAATTGCGAAAATTGCCGGTATTAAAATGTGCGAGTCTTATAACCGTCAATACGGTACAAAATATATTTCGGCGATGCCAACAAATCTATACGGACCAAACGACAACTTTGATTTACAAACATCACACGTGTTACCAGCGCTACTTCGTAAGTTCCACGAAGCAAAAGAAAGCAACGCACCGTTTGTGGAAATGTGGGGAACGGGAACACCAAAACGTGAATTTCTATATTCAGATGACTTAGCGAATGCATGCGTGTTCTTAATGGATACATATGAAGGAAATGAAATTGTCAATATCGGTGTGGGTGATGATATTGCGATAAAAGAGCTGGGCGAAAAAGTAAAAGCAGTTGTTGGATACGAAGGTGAGATTCAGTTTGACACAACAAAGCCAGACGGAACGCCTCGTAAGCTAGTAGACGTAACAAAGATTAATAGCTTAGGTTGGAAAGCAACAACTTCTTTAGAAGAAGGTTTAGAAAAAGCATATCAATGGTTTTTAGAAAACGAACTAACAAAGATTAACTAA
- a CDS encoding glycosyltransferase → MKDKKSICIIGQLPPPVHGLSTALQTIIDNQYLNKEYSINTIDIKENKRIINHVKNIIKNNSDLYYFTISQSIFGNLRDMLILAILLKKKKKVILHYHGGYYKHLYEKMNKFQRYINRRLISKIHIMIALGDSLKSIFDDVISPEKIRVCENYIEESSLTDDLSFNQKLDQLKSNSTLEVLYLSNFIKSKGYMDVLKSAKVLRNENIRFHFAGAFFTKVEKHEFLQLIKEWNLEETVYYHGIVKGEKKKELLTKSHVFALPTYYPYEGQPISIIEAMGNGLTVITTNHAGIKDIVNNENGYFVNSQSPLQITDCLRTLSSQTQKIRFYAFNNRKSVLNRFKEKDYINRLEKIFNEVLYK, encoded by the coding sequence ATGAAAGACAAAAAAAGTATATGTATTATTGGTCAGCTTCCTCCACCGGTGCATGGATTGTCTACGGCATTGCAAACAATTATAGATAATCAATATTTAAACAAAGAGTATTCTATAAATACTATTGACATTAAAGAAAATAAAAGAATTATAAATCATGTAAAAAATATAATAAAAAACAATTCTGATTTGTATTATTTTACTATTTCTCAATCAATATTTGGTAACCTAAGGGATATGCTTATACTAGCTATTCTTTTAAAGAAGAAAAAAAAAGTTATTTTGCATTATCATGGTGGTTATTATAAACATTTATATGAGAAAATGAATAAATTTCAAAGATATATAAATCGAAGGCTTATCTCAAAAATTCATATAATGATTGCCTTAGGTGACAGCTTAAAAAGTATTTTTGATGATGTCATTAGTCCTGAAAAGATTAGGGTCTGTGAAAATTATATTGAAGAATCAAGCTTAACAGATGATTTAAGTTTTAACCAAAAACTAGACCAATTAAAAAGCAACTCTACCCTTGAAGTTTTATATTTAAGTAACTTTATTAAAAGTAAAGGGTATATGGATGTTTTAAAGTCTGCTAAAGTTTTGCGAAACGAAAATATAAGATTTCATTTTGCGGGGGCGTTTTTTACCAAAGTAGAGAAGCATGAATTTTTGCAATTGATTAAAGAATGGAATCTTGAAGAGACGGTTTATTATCATGGAATCGTTAAAGGAGAAAAGAAAAAAGAATTATTAACTAAATCACACGTATTTGCATTACCAACATATTATCCGTATGAAGGACAACCAATATCAATAATTGAAGCAATGGGAAATGGCTTGACAGTTATAACTACTAATCATGCAGGTATAAAAGATATCGTAAATAATGAAAACGGTTATTTTGTTAATTCTCAATCTCCTCTTCAAATAACTGACTGTTTAAGAACTTTATCTAGTCAAACTCAAAAAATAAGGTTTTATGCATTTAATAATCGTAAATCAGTATTGAATAGGTTTAAAGAAAAAGATTATATAAACAGACTAGAAAAAATATTTAATGAGGTATTATATAAATGA
- the gmd gene encoding GDP-mannose 4,6-dehydratase: MKKALITGVTGQDGSYLAEFLLEKGYEVHGIIRRSSSYNQERLEDLLTEEAASALLNNSNFHLHYGDVTDALNITRIIGDIKPDEIYNLAAQSHVRVSFDMPGYTLDVDAKGTLNILEAVRILGLTDKTRVYQASTSELFGKVQEVPQRETTPFYPRSPYGVAKIYGFWITKNYRESYNMFAVNGILFNHESERRGETFVTRKITLAASRIAQGKQDKLMLGNLESLRDWGYAKDYVECMWLILQHDKPEDFVIATGEMHSVREFVQLAFKHTGIEVEWQGEGVDEKGINKATGEVIVEVDPKFFRPAEVEQLLGDPTKARTLLGWNPTKTSFEELVKIMVEADMKKVESEDTVKVMFD; this comes from the coding sequence ATGAAAAAGGCATTGATTACAGGTGTAACAGGACAAGACGGATCATACTTAGCAGAATTTTTACTAGAAAAAGGATATGAAGTACACGGAATTATCCGTCGCAGCTCATCTTATAACCAAGAGCGTTTAGAAGATCTTCTAACAGAAGAAGCAGCGAGCGCACTATTAAATAATTCAAACTTCCACCTGCACTACGGTGACGTAACTGATGCACTAAATATCACACGTATTATTGGTGATATTAAGCCAGATGAAATTTACAACTTAGCCGCCCAGTCTCATGTGCGCGTATCCTTTGATATGCCTGGCTACACGCTAGACGTTGACGCAAAAGGAACATTAAATATTCTAGAAGCCGTTCGTATTTTAGGTCTAACGGATAAAACACGCGTATATCAAGCGTCTACTTCTGAGCTGTTCGGTAAAGTACAAGAAGTACCGCAAAGAGAAACAACGCCATTTTATCCACGTTCTCCATACGGCGTAGCGAAAATTTACGGCTTCTGGATTACAAAAAACTACCGTGAATCTTATAATATGTTCGCAGTAAACGGAATTTTATTCAACCATGAATCAGAGCGTCGCGGTGAAACGTTCGTAACGCGTAAAATTACGCTTGCTGCTTCACGTATTGCGCAAGGTAAACAAGATAAGCTGATGCTTGGAAACCTGGAGTCATTACGCGACTGGGGTTACGCAAAAGACTATGTTGAATGCATGTGGTTAATTCTTCAGCACGATAAGCCAGAAGACTTTGTTATCGCAACAGGTGAAATGCACTCTGTACGTGAGTTTGTGCAGTTAGCATTCAAGCACACAGGTATTGAAGTTGAGTGGCAAGGCGAAGGCGTAGATGAAAAAGGTATCAATAAAGCAACGGGTGAAGTAATCGTTGAAGTTGATCCAAAGTTCTTCCGTCCAGCTGAAGTAGAGCAACTTTTAGGAGATCCGACAAAAGCAAGAACGTTATTAGGTTGGAATCCAACGAAGACTTCTTTTGAAGAGCTAGTGAAGATTATGGTTGAAGCGGATATGAAGAAGGTTGAGAGTGAAGATACAGTTAAGGTTATGTTTGATTGA
- a CDS encoding glycosyltransferase family 2 protein, translating into MLDNRPLVSIVIPTYNRADTIINTLNSVFNQSYQNYEIIIVDDASSDNTEEMIVNIEDSRIKYIKLDENSKGTKPRNVGIQSSKGDYIAFLDSDDEWVPDKLERQLNYINKSELPRDQIMCFTGIILKTEKEKRCVTNDKLIKNTDIMEYIFVNENIVQTSTFLVSSKLAKNTLFNPEVKKHQDWDFCLRMREKGAMFLCLNECLTIWYDERNRQDRISNDGNYHNSILWFDNNKYKLTKRAQYAFKGIVLVNMLVNMRKRKDALFISLHAFSNRGINLKRLMKNCLKIFLPKRIILYGITFSKK; encoded by the coding sequence ATGTTAGATAATAGACCATTAGTTAGTATAGTAATTCCTACTTACAATCGAGCTGATACTATTATTAACACTCTTAATTCTGTTTTTAATCAATCATATCAAAACTATGAAATTATAATAGTCGATGATGCTTCAAGTGATAATACAGAAGAGATGATAGTTAATATAGAGGACTCTAGAATTAAGTATATTAAATTAGATGAAAACTCTAAAGGGACTAAGCCAAGAAATGTAGGTATTCAATCCAGTAAGGGGGATTACATTGCATTTTTGGATTCGGATGACGAATGGGTTCCAGATAAATTAGAACGGCAGCTAAATTATATTAACAAATCGGAATTACCTAGAGATCAAATAATGTGTTTTACAGGAATTATTTTAAAAACTGAGAAGGAGAAAAGATGTGTAACAAATGATAAATTAATTAAAAATACGGATATTATGGAATATATTTTTGTGAATGAAAATATTGTACAAACTAGTACTTTCTTAGTTTCTAGTAAATTAGCAAAAAACACCTTGTTTAATCCGGAGGTAAAGAAGCACCAGGACTGGGATTTTTGTTTGCGAATGAGAGAGAAAGGAGCTATGTTCTTATGTTTAAATGAGTGCTTAACTATTTGGTATGATGAAAGAAATAGACAAGATAGAATAAGCAATGATGGAAACTATCATAATTCCATTCTTTGGTTTGATAACAATAAATATAAATTGACTAAGAGAGCACAATATGCTTTTAAAGGAATTGTATTAGTAAATATGCTAGTTAATATGAGAAAGAGAAAGGATGCTTTATTCATAAGTTTGCATGCTTTTTCTAATAGAGGTATAAACTTAAAAAGATTAATGAAGAATTGTTTAAAGATTTTTTTACCAAAAAGAATCATACTTTATGGAATCACTTTTTCTAAAAAATAA
- a CDS encoding lipopolysaccharide biosynthesis protein yields the protein MQGINKSLKKGFIFSAIGKYSNFLIQLIILGILSRILTPSEFGIIAIINVFLIFFNMLVDIGIGPAVIQNKEINKKDIDGIFTFTILLAIIMSVIFAFMSKPIAHFYNNEDLVNACLVMSFALFTSGINVVPNAILLKQQKFWEVNKTLIFGNFISGIIAVILAYYGFSYFALIVNTISKNIIVFIIMLRMSKVKITINLRLDNLKKIYAFSKNQFLFNFINYFSRNLDNLLIGKYISIKELAFYDKAYTLSLYPNQMFTNVITPVIQPVLSEYEQQKEVIKVTYLKIAKLLALVGMPISVFIMTSSREIITLLFGNQWAGSIVVLQILGFSVWVQMILSSTGAIFQSTNRTDLLLLSGILSTTLNIISIIIGINTGEIKYIAISLVISFMVNLFQANYLLMIKIFNDSQKEFYKNLRDPFCISIGIFILLEFINIYFNYLDNILLLLIKIFFMSLVYILGLKITNNLSFISKVFRR from the coding sequence ATGCAAGGAATTAATAAAAGCTTAAAAAAAGGGTTTATATTTAGTGCCATTGGAAAGTATAGTAATTTTTTAATTCAATTAATAATCTTAGGTATACTTTCACGTATTCTCACTCCCAGTGAATTTGGTATTATTGCAATAATAAATGTGTTTTTGATTTTTTTTAATATGTTAGTGGATATTGGAATTGGACCTGCAGTTATACAAAATAAAGAAATTAATAAAAAAGATATTGATGGTATTTTCACTTTTACAATCTTACTTGCCATAATAATGAGTGTGATTTTTGCATTTATGTCAAAACCAATAGCTCACTTTTATAATAACGAAGATTTAGTTAATGCTTGTTTAGTTATGTCATTTGCACTGTTTACTAGCGGTATTAATGTGGTTCCTAATGCAATATTATTAAAACAACAGAAATTTTGGGAAGTCAATAAAACATTGATTTTTGGTAATTTTATATCTGGTATCATAGCGGTTATTTTAGCTTATTATGGCTTTAGTTATTTCGCTCTTATAGTAAATACAATTTCCAAAAACATTATAGTTTTTATTATTATGTTACGTATGTCAAAAGTAAAAATAACTATCAATCTAAGATTAGACAACTTAAAAAAAATATATGCGTTTTCTAAAAATCAATTTTTATTTAATTTTATTAATTACTTTTCAAGGAATCTAGATAATTTATTAATTGGAAAGTATATATCAATAAAAGAACTTGCTTTTTATGATAAGGCTTATACTTTATCGTTGTATCCTAATCAGATGTTTACCAATGTAATAACCCCGGTTATCCAACCAGTGTTATCGGAATATGAGCAACAAAAAGAAGTTATTAAAGTAACATATCTTAAAATAGCAAAGCTATTAGCTTTAGTCGGTATGCCTATAAGTGTTTTTATAATGACATCATCACGAGAAATTATCACTCTCTTATTTGGAAATCAATGGGCGGGAAGTATTGTTGTTTTACAAATTTTAGGATTTTCTGTTTGGGTACAAATGATATTGAGTAGTACTGGAGCAATATTTCAATCAACTAATAGAACAGACTTATTATTGTTATCTGGTATTCTCTCAACTACTTTAAATATTATTAGTATAATAATAGGAATAAACACAGGTGAAATTAAATATATAGCAATATCCTTAGTAATATCTTTTATGGTGAATCTATTTCAAGCAAATTATCTTTTAATGATAAAGATCTTTAATGACAGTCAAAAAGAATTTTATAAAAACTTAAGAGACCCTTTCTGTATTTCAATTGGAATATTCATATTATTAGAATTTATTAATATATATTTTAACTATTTGGATAATATACTGTTATTACTTATAAAAATATTTTTTATGAGTTTAGTGTATATTTTGGGTTTAAAAATAACAAATAACCTATCTTTTATAAGTAAAGTTTTTAGGAGGTAA
- a CDS encoding glycosyltransferase yields the protein MMCKPLVTIVVPVYNVEDYLEECVESIIIQNYKNIEIILINDGSTDRSLKILKKYQKENQNIKLISHSNQGQSYCRNIGINLSEGKYILFLDSDDYILPNAVSSLVSKAEKYNLDLVRFAGESFTDDNFNYLLTKYNYNEYFGDKQIYSRQEHLSTCVKTFAAMPCLYLIKKEVLVKNNIKFKNSIIHEDELFTLEVFLYSNNMMYDSSTYYRRRYRSNSVMTSISSEKLKYSFDSYCEVISSMDNLLNKFNNEKEASKIIKHRRIITFRVLLNTKIPIKYKFKKLVKIKGITLTKKLSECVYFYIKKITKIIFRKLGLLNLASQCIRS from the coding sequence ATGATGTGCAAACCTCTAGTTACGATAGTTGTGCCAGTATATAATGTAGAAGATTATTTAGAAGAATGTGTAGAATCAATAATTATACAAAATTATAAAAATATAGAAATTATTTTAATTAATGACGGTAGCACAGATAGAAGTTTAAAAATACTGAAGAAGTACCAAAAAGAAAATCAAAATATTAAACTTATTTCTCATAGCAATCAAGGGCAGTCATATTGTAGGAATATTGGTATTAACTTGTCTGAGGGGAAATATATACTATTTTTAGATTCAGATGATTATATATTACCTAATGCAGTTTCTTCATTAGTTTCAAAAGCAGAAAAGTATAATTTAGACTTGGTAAGATTTGCTGGTGAATCTTTTACAGATGATAACTTTAATTATTTATTAACAAAGTACAATTACAATGAATATTTCGGTGATAAACAAATTTATTCTAGACAAGAACACTTATCAACTTGTGTTAAAACTTTTGCCGCAATGCCTTGTTTATATTTGATAAAAAAAGAAGTGCTGGTTAAAAATAATATAAAATTTAAAAATAGTATTATTCATGAAGATGAGCTATTTACTTTAGAAGTGTTTTTATATTCTAACAACATGATGTATGACTCTAGTACATATTATAGAAGGCGATATAGAAGTAATTCTGTTATGACATCTATTTCAAGTGAAAAACTAAAATATTCATTTGATTCGTATTGTGAAGTGATAAGCTCAATGGATAATTTATTAAATAAATTTAATAATGAAAAGGAAGCTAGTAAAATAATTAAGCATCGAAGAATAATTACTTTTAGAGTGTTACTGAACACAAAAATACCCATAAAATACAAATTTAAAAAGCTTGTAAAAATAAAGGGTATTACATTAACAAAAAAACTTTCAGAGTGCGTTTATTTTTATATTAAGAAGATTACAAAGATAATCTTCAGGAAATTAGGCTTGTTAAATTTAGCTTCTCAATGTATAAGATCATAA
- a CDS encoding putative colanic acid biosynthesis acetyltransferase codes for MKIELAKYNQTLYSRGKNGVFILIWWLVQGTLFKYSLHPMYNWRNSLLRLFGANIGKGVKIRSTAKFTYPWKVTIGNYSWIGDNVQFYSLDKIDIGENCVVSQESYLCTGSHNIKDPHFGLITKPIVIKDGAWVASDVFIYPGVTINEMAVVAARSTVVKDVSANEVHAGSPAKYIKRRFEEDELS; via the coding sequence ATGAAAATTGAGCTAGCGAAATATAATCAAACTTTATACTCTAGAGGTAAAAACGGAGTTTTTATATTAATATGGTGGCTTGTTCAAGGAACTTTATTTAAATATTCTTTACACCCTATGTATAATTGGAGAAACAGTTTATTACGATTGTTTGGTGCAAACATAGGTAAAGGCGTTAAAATTAGGTCAACAGCTAAATTTACTTATCCATGGAAGGTAACTATAGGAAATTACTCATGGATTGGGGATAATGTTCAGTTCTATAGTTTAGATAAAATAGATATTGGAGAAAATTGTGTTGTGTCTCAAGAAAGTTATCTATGTACAGGAAGTCATAATATTAAGGATCCTCATTTTGGACTAATTACAAAGCCTATAGTTATTAAAGATGGGGCATGGGTAGCAAGTGATGTGTTTATTTACCCTGGTGTAACAATCAATGAGATGGCTGTTGTGGCTGCACGGAGTACAGTTGTAAAAGACGTATCAGCAAATGAAGTTCATGCTGGGTCCCCAGCAAAGTATATAAAAAGACGTTTTGAGGAAGATGAATTATCATGA